The DNA segment TGTTCAACAGTTCCTTTGGCCAACAATTGCATTTGGAAATCTTTATCACAAGCAATTGGCAAGGCTGTACTGCTGAGGGCGGGGGGGGACAGCTAGAGTTTCAATGCACCACTTTAATGTCTACAAACTGCTTCAAAGAAGAGCTGTCGCAGCTTGATCAGTTGCATCTTGTTCTCCAAAGCTGCCTAAGTCCTGCTGCAGGAAGTATTAGGAGAAACCAtggaaagcaagaggaaagagCAATAGAGGAGCTAGAAGGTTTGTACATTGGCAAGGGTAGAAATGGTGTCTTCATGGGCTCAGCCTGTAGCCCAACAACTGGCCGAATGTCAGCAAGGTCAGGGATCATGCttactttaattctttttcccaGATGTGTACCAGATATGTAACACACTCCTCCCCAACCCAGGCCCTCACAGTGCAGACAACTGCTGGACTGCTGTGATCCCTCAGTCCACTCACTCAGGCACAAGATGGGCACACATGGGCTCAACTTTAATGTGGGCTGTGCCCCAGCAGGGGCATTTCCTTCCATTCAGTGCCCAACCTGAAATATTGGTCAAAGGTAGGAGTCATGATGTGGCAGTTCTTCTCTTTTATCACAAACTTGGAGCTCCTCTATCCCTCTCTGTAAGACAAACAAGGAAGGCATGATCCAGTCCCTCCATGGCCACCATCAGGCTGTGTAAGATGCCTTGTCTTGGCTAGTAGTGGGGGTGGCTTTCCAGGAAGGTCCCTAGGTAGCACTCTCCCTATGGAGTATTGTCAGGATGCAGCATGTACCATGTAAAGTACATACACCGTCTTATCCTTCCAGAAGGGACTTCTCCAGACCTGTTCTGGCTTCAGGCTTCTACTAACAAGCCATCCCCCTTCTGGCAGCTGAGTATGTcacccaacaaaataaaatattacatcttTCCATCTTCAGCTTTCTCCTTTGGCTCCCTGACTCCCCCTTTCCTACCCTGAAATGAATATAGTGGGAAGTGGAGGGAGTGAAGCCATGTCTGTGTCTGAGAAGCCATGGATGCCACGGAAGCTCTGCATTCTATCTCCATGAGATGCTCGGCCCTTCCTTCCTCACTCTCATTCTGAGAGACACTATCCTGTCTCTGCCTTTCACCAGAGCTTTAAGGCTGCATCCCTGGCTGCAAAAGAGCTCCCATCCTAGCTCTTCACACCTACCCACAGGCAATTGCCAGTTCCACTTTCTAGATGGACATATGCTTCCTGCTGATTACCATCCTACTTCCCGCTTTTGATTGCTTCATTCTCTCCCACCCAAGACCCATCATTTCCTGATGCCACTGTTGGGGTCACATAGGGACTTGCTGCCTACCTCAACTACAGACAGCATTGTAGTTAGCCAACGCTCGCTCCTCTGCAAAAGGAAATGAGGAAATTGGTTACAGAGACATCCGTGCACACAGAGAGAGTGCAAAACATCTACTTTGGGGTTGGGAGTTAGGTTCCCAGTTCTCAGggtgggaaaaggagggaatCTACAACCCACCTGGCTGGTAGTAATCGTAGACTTTGATGTTGGCTGGTTTCAGGTTCTTCATCTGAATTACTTGTTCCAGTTGCAGAAGGAAAGTCTGAGATTCATCGTTGAGCTTGTGGAGGTGGAAAGAAATTagcaagaaagggaaaaagaagtcatCACATCTTCACCTTCCCTAGTTAGAATGTTTTCCTGCACTAAATATTTCTAATCCATTACTGATTCTGGATTTTAGAAATGGGGTATGAGCGAGAAATAGAAAACACTAGTCCAATGACAATGAAGATGGGCAGGTTTCCTCTGCCCACTGTCCTACCAGTGCTTTTTAACCTTGCATAGCCCACCATTGAGCTTCTTACACAGCTCCTTCTCGTCTCATCTCTTGCTCTCACTGTGCCAAACCAAATGCTTTTGTTCCCACTTACCTTCTCCAGATAAATGTAGACCACATCAGCTTTCACTTCTATTTTCTTAACAATGGTTTTACGCTCCAGCTGGAATAAGAAATAATCGCACATGGAAATTTATGAGCACTTTCCTTAGGGCTAGCTGACGTGAGGGACCCACTGTGGTATTAAAGGGATTGTGGAGCTGGACTCTGTGTCTCTCTCACACATAAGGGTTTTACTGGTTATTTCTTTGGTAGTACCTCTTGGACAGCCCTTGCGATCATCTTGAGGATGAACTATGCTGTCCCTGCTCAGCTAGAGGAATCTCCAACTCTGGGAAAAAGGGGCTGTGTGGATAGTACATAGGTTTGATATGTTGGTCACAAAGAAGGGCAGGCATCAGCAAAGATTCTTGTTGTGTCATCTCACTGACTACTTTTAAAGACCTGCCTTGGGACTGTGCAAATATTTGGTCTTTCATTTTTATGGCTTCGTTGTTGGTTTAATTACCTCATGGCCTGAAAGGAGTGTTTCCCAACAGGAGCAAGCAGGGGGACCCATTCACcaaagttgctttttttcattccaaaatcCTTACCAGCATCCTAGAGCCAGGAGACAGGACAAATCCAGACAGTAAGGAGAGCTCCACAATGACCATGTTTGACGTAACTCTGGTCCCAATgtagctgaagaagaaaaaacagtcaGAGGGTCTGACTCTGAGAGAACAGTGCTGTCCCAACCCCACTTCCCTCCACCACCATACCCTGTGCAAGATCCTAACCCAGGCAGACCATCCAGGACCATCCATAGCAGCCACTGCTCCCTCTCAGGAGGTAGTCAGCAATTTCCTTCCCTACCTATTCTACTCAACAAATTAGCCCTCAGTCCTGTCTGCCCCAAGTGTCAGGTCCCTCCATTGCAGCCCTGCTGCATTCCCAGCTGCTGTTCCCAAGCACAGCAGGTCTTGCTGGAGGAGGAAACAGTCCTTGGGGTCACCTGGTAAGGATGCGGACAGTGAGGACACGTGCATTGGCCTGGCTACAGTTGGTCAGCTCTGTGTTGACACGGAGAGTGAAGGTTACAGCACCCCATGGGGGAGGCTCGTGGTATCTCAGCACTGTCTGCAGGGTGAGAGccaggaagggaaaagacaagCCAGGCATGATCTCATGCAGGGATAAGAGGCAGAGTCCTCCACCTCTCCTCAATTCCATGCTCAGCCTACCACCTCACCTGAGAGAAGATGCAGCTATTACCCTGGACCTGCACCAGGATCTGCCCTGGGATGTCGGTCAgttctgcctgctgcagcagcagtcGCTTCTGGTGGTTGACTTGGAAAGCCTTCCCGATGCTCCTCTGGGACTTCACCGTTACAAGTGCCTGGCCTGATGCACTGAATGTTCTTGCTGCATATCTTGCTAAGGCTTGCAAGGCAACAACTGTGTCCTAGAGAGGGAGAGACAGTCACTCCTCTGAAAGCACCAGCTATAGTGAAGCCAACGGGAAGACCTCAAGAGGACTTGCCCTGCCAGCCTCGGGTGCAGAAGTGTATCAGTCCATTGGGAGATATTTGTTACCTGGGTGGAGGCAAAACCCCCATAGGCATTCTGCTGCTGGGTCAGCCATGCCACAATACCAGCTGCAGTTATCATGTCACCTGCGTGCACCCGTGGCTTAGAGAGGTACGCTAGGAGCACATAGGCTGTCAACTCTATGTCTACTGACTGAGTATCAGGCCAGAAGTCTGTGGAATCCAGAGAGCTTGGCTTGGGGCTCCAGTGGATTTGTCCTCCTgtagaaggaagagaagcatACAGACTACCTGGAGAGGATATAACTGGAGGTTCACAGAATGCTTTCAGGGCTCCTTCAGCTCATTCCCTGTACTCAGGCCAGGATCACTTTCTTCAGTTACTTCTCCAGAGCTCTATCTGGTCTTCAATCACAGATTCCTACCTCCCTCCTCAAAAGGATCTTGAAACCCTCCAGACTGACAAAGCTCTTTCTGATAAGTCACCCTCACAGTCTGTGAAATAAGTTTTTGTATTTTCGGTCACACAGAGCAAATACAAGGTCACACTGGACAAATACAAGGAATATGTACAAATGCATACGTCATTTTTAACCGCTGTAGATGGGCATACATTACTCCAGATTCCAGCAATTGATAGAAAAGCATTATCCCAACCAATAGTCAGCACCTGATTTGATGGCCTGTTCCTCCAGTTTGTATAGCAGCTCCTGGGTTGTCTCATAGTCTCCAGCCAGGGCAAAAGCATaagccagcacagcttctgtGTAGATATTGGTGATGTTGTGAACTGCTTGCTGCAGGCAGCGGAGAGTAGTCTGCACAAGTCTGCCCTGTGTTGGGAGAACACATGTCAGACTCTGACAAAGGCAAAAGATGAGAGAGGGGAGCTCATTCCAGGGAGCCAACTATGTCTTCCTGATGTAGCTccagagaaattaattaaattacatGGTCTCTTGGGAAAACAGGCAGTGCAACACAGCACTTCACAGTCTGGCCTGACACTGGCTCCCTCCCAGCAACTCTTTACCTGTTCTGGCCTGAAGAATGTCAACATCATGAGCTGATGTATCCCCATAGCAGTGCTGAGGCATGAGAGCataaaggagaggaagagggaatgGGAGTGTGCTCACCTTCAGCGGCTGACCCAgctccagcagtgctgcagcaaCATATGCCCCCAGGGAGATTTCATCATCCACACTGCCCTGTGAAGGGAATACACCTTTGACTCTCTAAGCTGTGTTTGGAGGGAGTAAGCAGTGATTCCCTAGATgaaaaagcattcttttttaGTTCCTCGCCCCATATCCTGCTTTCTTTAAGGCTGGCTGCAGGGGTTGCAGGAGTGAGTTTCCAGGATCTTTTGGGATCCCACAATCTTTTCCTGTCACAACATCTGTCCAACCATTCCCCAGCTGTGCTACCTGGCTTGGTCCTCGTTTACCTTTAAGGAGGAGTGAAAGAGGCTCCCTTTGGTGGTAAAGCAGCCACTGGGGAGCTGGTTTTGCTCTAGCCAGTGTAGGGCATCCTGAATATTCTTGTCATCTACATAGATGTATTTTCTGGCTTTGCTGAAACTCTTGGCTACAAAAGCTGTCAGCCTAGGAAGAAGATGATTTGtgaaagataaacaaaaaaaaaggcaaagagaagttAAAGGCCTCCTGATGCTTGTACCTGAAACTAACACTGATATAGTGGggtgccaaaaaaaaagttgctttcaTACAGAAAGGCAAGGTAAAAGCGGAAATAGTCCACAGGACCCAAGTGGCTCCTCTCACTCAGCCTGGCTCCACAAATGTACCACTCATGTACTTCTGCTTTACCTAGTAGTTTCATAGGTGAAAGACCTCTTACACCTTCTCCTTTGACCTGTTCCACTTCCTCTCCTCAAATACCTGTAGGCAATCTTGAATTCTCCAttctcttcctgccttcctttcttcattCTTCCCAGCAGAGACAACACAGGGTCAAGCTGGGCCTATGCAGCTCTTTCTAATTCTACCAAGCAACACCCTTCCTGAGGAGACCATATTTTATTGGTCTGCCTTAATCTACTTCGAGTTAGGATGCACCCCTCTTGACTTCCAGTAACTGCCCAAAGTATCTGTTGTTGCCCATGGGGCACCATCAGGACCATAGAAACAAAAAGGGACCTCCAGCCTCCCCTCCACTTTCACAGAAACTCTGTTGCCCTGTCTCATTGCTTTTTCACATGGCTCAAGTCCCTCAGTCCGTCTCCTTGCCAAAGAGCTCCTAGGCTCTCCATCCAAAAGAAGGAACACACATCCTATCATCTTTCCCAAGCACATTAACTGCTCTGGCTCAGACAGGAAAAATCAGGAGTGAGAGATATTCGTATTGCTTACCAAGTGTTGCCTTGCCCATCCTGCTGCCCAAAGAAACTGTAGGACCCATCTCTGTGCCTATAAAGAAGCTGCATCTGGTACCCTGCAGAGGTTGGAACAATAATTAATACACCACAGTAATACTGAGACACCAACACTGACAAACAGTGGCAGGAGCAGCTGGTAGGTTAGACACGGGAGGGTAGAAGAGCAAGCTGGATCTGTTGTACTTGCCATTGCGCAGGAATCCCATCGCCCTCTCCTTGATCTCAGGGGTCAGttgccttgtcttctccaggtaCTGCAGCACATAGACGATGGGAGCAAACAGCACCATGTTCTGCTCCCCACAACCATGAGGCATCTGCACTAGACGGTCCAGGTTCTGCAGTGCTGTCCCCATGAGGTCACCTACGGAACGGTGTAAGAAACTAAGTGTGATTGAGTTACTTCTCAGCCAGGCAGTGGAAAATAGTGATTTGTCTCAGCAAAAAcagtggagagaggaggaaagaggagcaAATAGAGTGCAGGACAGAGAGTGGCGACTGTCTTGCCTCTTCCCAGTCTGGCATCGTGATGCAGGATGACCACAGTATGGATGCCCTGAGGAACTTTCCCTTATCAGCTTTTGTAGTCTGAAGAGCTCCGACCATAACAAGTACTATTTGTAAAAGTCTGTAAGCAGAGCTGCAGTTGCTCATACAGTGTATGTCATACAGACAGACAAATGTAGAACCCTGTTCTACCTGGCCATATGTCAAGCATCAAAATGCCAGTAAGCCAGCAGGGGTGCTAGTCAGATAGTGTAAAGGTGTCCTCCAGCaagccagaaaaaaactgtACTTCATTTCCTCCTTTGGGGCTCTGTTGCATAGTATCCATGGCTACTTATGCCAGGCCTGGCTTCAGACCATTTCTGGCATGGGGACTAATGAGCCCAGTGCAAAGAAGTGAATTGAATGATAGGTATGTCTGGTCCCAGTAGCCTCTCCAAACTGTTCTTTCACAACTTTGTAATGCTGAGAAGGATTTCCTCTCTCCgggaaacagggaaaaaagataaTGATGAACTTTGCTTATTGTATCTACACAGAACTAGCCAAATTCCCATAGTCCCAGTAAAAATAACAGCCTAGAGTCTCAGCGCCAAAGCCTTAtctagaaaaatataattattctCCTCTGTAGATTACTTTTCCTGTGAAAGCCTAGGTGTTAATCCAAAAACCTGAAAGTCTGGTGTTGGCAAACCTTGCAGAGAATAGAAACAGCATTCTCTCTTTTGAGCTGTTTCATGTCAAATGGATCCCCTGACACCATCACCAAGTTAAGTCTTGCTCATTTGTAAGAGCAGTCTGTGAGCCAATAATAGAAATCACTTACCCAAGATGGAAACAGAAGCCCTGGCAGATCCCTTTACTACATTGTCAGGGAGGCGAAGGGACACACGTTCTTCAGCCATGTTTCCTAATAATGACAGGATAAAGGtgtagcataaaaaaaaataataaaaaaacaagccaaatgCATCTGACCAGAAGGGCAAAACTGGCACAGATAAATGGGATGCTGTTCATATCCTGTTCACACAGGTTGTTCCTTATGGTCCGTAGAAtggtcacagaatcatcaaatcaaggaattgtttgggttggaagggactttaaagatcattgagtttCAATCCCCCTatcatggacagggacacctcccactggatcaggttgcttaaagccccttccaacctggtcttgaacaccttcagggatgaggcactcatgacttttctgggcaacctgggccagtgcatcaccacccttgcagtaaaaaatttcatcctaatatttcatctaaatctcctctctttcaccttaaaattgttacctctcattctatcactacgctctctgataaagagccgctccccagccttcctgtagctccctttcagtactggaaggctgctataaggtctccctggagccttctcttctctatgctcaacaagccaaactctcagcctgtcctcatagtggaagtgctccagctctctgatcatcttcatggccctcctccGGACTCGccctaacagatccatgtccttcctgtgctgaggactgtagaactgaacacagaactccaagtgggagcagagcagaggggcagaatcacctccctcgacctgttggtcacacttctgatgcagcccaggacacagttggctttctgggctgcaagcacacattgctgactcacgttgagtttctcatccatcagcactcttaagtccttctcttcaggactCCTCTCAATTCACTCTCTGCCTAGCCTGTAATCAtgtttgggattgccctgacccaggtgcaggactttgcatttggccttgttgaacttcataatggtcacacaggcccacctctcaagtctgTCAAGGTCACTCTGGATGGCACCCCTTCCATCCAgtgtgtcaactgcaccacacagcttcaCGTCATCAgtgaacttgctgagggtgcactcaatcccactgttcATATCTCTGACAAAGACGTTAAACAATACCAGTTCCGATACTGACCCCTGTGGAATGCCACACAGCACCAGTCTCCATTTGGACACCTTCAAGTGCAACCATCCAGACACTTACTTACCCATTGAGTGGTCCATTCATCAAATCCCTGTCTTTCCAGTCCAGAGACCAGAATGTCatgtgggacagtgtcaaatgctttgcacaagtccaggtagatgatatcagttactcttcccttacGCACCAGCGCCATAGCCCCGTTATGCAAAGCCATCAAATTGTCAGGTACAATTTGCCCTTTGTGAAGCCATATTGGctggctgtcaccaatcacctccttattttccatgtgccttagcagaGGTTCCAGAGgacctgctccatgatcttgccaggcacagaggtgagactgaggGGCCAGTAGTtccagttttttctttcttccttctaaagAATGGGAGatatgtttccccttttccagtcagtgggaacttcatcAGACTGCCAccacttctcaaatatgatgaaCAGAGGCTTAGTAAATTCAATCACCAGTTCCTTCAGGACCCACAGATGCATCTCAACAGGTCCCATGGATCTGTGaaccttcaggttccttagatggtgTTAGATGATCTTCTCCTACAGTGgatggttctttttttccagtccctGCCTTACCCTTCTGTGACTTGGACGGTGTGGCTTGAGGccttgccagtgaagactgaggcaaaaaagtcactgagtacctcagccttctccattaTTCTGGGTAACCAGGTTCCTGTTCCTTCCAGAGAGAGCCCACATTCTCTCTAGTCTTCCTTCTATCACTGATGCGcttatagaagcttttcttgttgtccttgacaTCCTTGGCCAGGCTAATTCTGTCTGGGCTTCAGCTTCCCTGACCTGATCCCTGGCTATCAgataatttctctgtattcttcCAAGGCTACTAGCTCTTGTTTCCACCCTCTGCAGGTTTCCTTCTTGTAtttaagtttgtccaggagttTCTTGTTCATGAGTGCAGGTCTCCTGGTTGGTTTTGCCTCACTTGCTCTTTGTTGGGGTGCATTGCTCCTGAGCTTaaaggaggtgatccttgaatattaaccagaTTTTTTGGGTCCCTCTCTCCTCCGGAGCTTTATCACACAGTACcctaccaagcagatccctAAAGAGGCCAAAATCTGCTCTCCTGAGATCCGGGCTAGCGAGTTTGCTGTATACCCTTCTTGCTGCCCTaaggaccttgaactccactCCATGGTCACCGCAGCCAAGGCTTCCCTTAAGCTTCACATCCTTCCCAAGACCCTCCTTGTTAGTGAAGGCACCTCTCCTTGTTGGCTCTTCTGCCACTTGGAGATATCATCAATGTATCCCAGGAAGCTCCTGGACTGCTTATGCCCTTCTGTGTTGCCCCTCCAACAGATACCAGGGTGGCTGAAGTCACCAATAAGGACTAGGGCTCTATCACACCAAAGTCTATTGTCTGGCAACTTTTCATACCAGAAGAGAGATGAGAGCTGCTGACCAGGCTGAGGGCTCACCAAGCTTCACAATTCAATTCACTACGCGTCACAAGAATGGCAGTTGGTCATCACTTGCCAAGGGGACATCCTGGAGAGATTCTCAATGCCACAGGGACAGGGTAGGGGGATTAGAGCAGCTGTCACTGGTGACTGTTAAGCCCCAGAAACGCCCAGGAGCTGCAGTATGGGAAGGAGAATACAGAGCAGGGTTTTGCCACCTATAATCAGTGGCAAATTCAGTAGGACAGCACATGTGGAAGTAATATTTCTTATTCATTCCTGTCCAATAGAAgtgtaaaattatttgaaaatattctttcatcAGACCTCCCACAGTTTAGTCCTCCTCTCAACTCTAGTTATTTCGGGCTGCAGGACCCATTCAGGCATTCACATACCTCCTCTTGGGCACAGAAAGGAGCTGTAAGTCTTCTCCACTAGCACACCTTCTGGCTGTCAGGGCATGAGACAAGAGAAACACCATTACACACAAAAtttccaaacagcagcaaaatttcAGACCAAGTTCAGGTCTGGTTAGTCTCTGGGCTGGCAGGTCTGCACTTGAAGCTGGCTGCTTCACTGCTCAGGAGAGCAAGAGTGCATCTGAGGAACCAGGCTCTGTGGTCAGTGAGCTCATACAAAAGCTCAGGTACGATGGGTGATTGAACAGGGAAAGGtataggaggggaaaaaagatgtgGCATATGAATGCAACTGAAGAAAGAGTACTATCGGAAAGCAATAGGCCTGGATAGGTCCTGAGGGAACAAAATGAACTGAGCCACAGCCTTGGTATGCCAATTCTGAccaaaaaaatgaggaaagaaaagcatttatctCATCTCAGCCTCCCTTTCCTCAAGGACAGGGATACTCAGAGACAGAAGCAAGCCTACTCTCATACTGACCCGGACCATCAATTGTTTGACCAGTATATGCGTCCGCTTCACGGTAGCTAGCAAGGGCTTCCTCCCCCCACACCGTGGCATGGTGTCCATTACCTCTGTCCTCACTGTGATATTCAGAGTCCCTAGAAAACAGATTGAACAGAGCCTGTTTCTTATACCTGTGGCCAAACGGAGTCAATTTGCTTTAACTGATAGTCATCCAAGATGCTGTGGGTGGCTGGTCTTCCTAGCCTCAGTGGTTTGGCTGGTAAAGGCGAATCAGACAGCACTGATGGCTTGTTCAGACATCCTAAAGCATAAGGCAACTAGGCAATGCCTCACCAACACTGACTTCATTCCACTACACATGACTGTAACAACAGAAGGTCCAGCAGCCCCTTGGCCCTCTGTGCTCAAAAGCACAGAACCAGCAATACAAGGATCCCCCGCCCACATCCATGCAGCCCATTCCTCCCTAGCTCGTCCCACAGCCCTTTTTCAGGAGTTCTCCATGCCATCCATTCAGCCCCTGCTCTCTCTGATAAGCCTGTctaaggagagggaaagaaagcagacaCGATGGATCACATGCTTAAATTCAGAGGAGGCACAGGTCTGCCAGGTTCACTATACCTCCTACTCCCCCTCTCACTTCAGTTTTAGGGTTCCCCAACACCTCTCCCATTTTTTGCTGCTGTACCTAGCTGGACTGCTGTCACATTCCACGTGAAAGTCTTGGACTCCTCTGCACACAGACACTCCCTGTCCCTACAGGTCCGGCATGGCTCCACCTGGAAGTTTGAGGATCTAGCCAGGGCCACGTAGATCTGAAGGAATGACAGATGTAGATAAGTGACTGGGCAACTCAGGAGAGATGGTGCAACATGCTCTAAAATGAAGAGGCCGTGGTAGGTTTTTCCCATACAGTGTTACCCGTGGCACAGGCACACACCTGTATGCACTGCTGAAGGTAGTGGAAGACAGTAGCTTTCAGTACAAAGGTCTCTCCTTGGATGACAGAATATGGCAGTGTCACATCCACAAAGTAGGGCTGGACTGTTCTGAGGCTTGTGGTTGGGGCAAGGCCAAATCGCCTCCCAGTCAAGCAGAATGTCTTGACTTTCcactctgcagcagcagcaggcgcTGTGACTGGGACACTCCTGCTGCCATTGGAGCTGAGTGAAAGAGAGCATTCAAATAAAGAATTAATCCCACTCCACTACAATGGGAAGGGTGCATGGCCCTAGTTGAGGGAAGCTATCCAAGTCCTCATGCTTGGATCAACCTTTGCTATATTATAAATTACTTCTGCTCCACTTGCTCCCAGTGGAGTTCTCAGCAATTTGCTCCCTAAAGCCATAAACCCTGCTTAAAGATCATCAGTAATGGCTTTATACCCTCCTCCTGAGCAGGACGCTGTCCGAGCATTCCAGCTCTGTAAACTCAGTAAATAGCATTACgttctggaaagcagcagcaccacatCCTCCTAAGTGCTGATTTGACAGCCTTAATCTAAGCACTGTGGCAACAAGGGCTACAAATTCAGCTGGTACACCCACCATACTGAGAAGATAGTAGAGTGCACCCCAATGTGTGAAGAAAGGATACTTGGTTGCTTGGCCTTGAAGTATACTGATATTCTCTAAACCTATGTAGGCTTCAGTTCTGCACCTCAAAGCCTACAAGTCCTTCAGTTTGATGCACTACAAGTACAGGGAAGAGCCACAAAATTCACGTGCAGACCTCTCTTAACCTATGTCTGGACTTCTGCACAAATGCAATCCAGCCAAGACTCAGTAACAAAGgaaacatccttctctccacTTGTAAAGTCTGGCATCACTTACCCAACATAGAACAGATTCCAGATCCAAGTTTCAGGAAAATAGTGGTGAAGTCTTCCACACGTTTTAAATTGGGGTTGTTCCTTAATGATTCTTTGGTCTTCTGTAAAAGGTccccctgaaaaaaagaataaggagTCCCACTAGAGAGGGAGAGGTGAACCTCACCAATAACAGACAGCCTAGCACTGGGGCAGCAGGCAAAGCAAGTAGTCAGAGAGACATGAGAAGAGTCTGGCAGAGCAAAACTCAAAGGAGTGGGCTGATTTGgtaggagagagaaaacaggaagggagaagagagtaTAACAGGAGAACTAG comes from the Cuculus canorus isolate bCucCan1 chromosome 1, bCucCan1.pri, whole genome shotgun sequence genome and includes:
- the LOC104060631 gene encoding alpha-2-macroglobulin-like protein 1 isoform X1 — protein: MKMWNPFLLSCLLYILGTMAQPRYLIIIPAALPYPSSQRVCLDLRGVEKPVRVALTLVHPSGNLSLYRKVVRNNWIFECSRFQVPRPAGNQEVGTVNLLISNGHYFNVKEKKQVLIYRTGTGTFIQMDKPIYNPGQTVKFWIVTLTEDFAPVKSKYSIVEVQDPNQNRIGQWLDVRPKQGIADLSFKLADELSLGTYTISVGNLKVSHTFTVEERVLQKFDVFFEGPAQIYASDKTFQLRVCGRYSYGKAVQGTMRVTLCQKSKRRTQNASKDICREYSGLTASKGCFTPSVSMSVFSLAPSEEDGKLYAEASLLEMGTGVQINTSSQILISRRVARALFETPNAYYIPGVPYRGKINLQDHHGNGMKNRKVYLVIKVMRRRFIKTYITDSSGTASFNLDTTAWNSSSVSLEGRFSLEDLMQTPRKTDISYTNAYHHLQPFHVTTKSFLDIHPLVEKLPCGLRQNVQVTFTLSRDDLGEDTSRVGFAYYVTGKAGIVVRGQRTVQVGKLSMLKGSFSIPLTFTADFSPSPSLVVYAIFPNGGVAADSTHFDVALCFENQVKVGFPAKEAYPGSTVELELQAAPGSLCAVQAVDQNMFLIRPESELTSQMVYGLFPAAYRHGYPAQVEEDSDHCVKPQSTTSLLRGKPQHSFQSDVFNLFRNMGLKIFSNLLIKRPSQCLHHPDRKPTIGGPFTEDQRIIKEQPQFKTCGRLHHYFPETWIWNLFYVGSNGSRSVPVTAPAAAAEWKVKTFCLTGRRFGLAPTTSLRTVQPYFVDVTLPYSVIQGETFVLKATVFHYLQQCIQIYVALARSSNFQVEPCRTCRDRECLCAEESKTFTWNVTAVQLGTLNITVRTEVMDTMPRCGGRKPLLATVKRTHILVKQLMVRPEGVLVEKTYSSFLCPRGGNMAEERVSLRLPDNVVKGSARASVSILGDLMGTALQNLDRLVQMPHGCGEQNMVLFAPIVYVLQYLEKTRQLTPEIKERAMGFLRNGYQMQLLYRHRDGSYSFFGQQDGQGNTWLTAFVAKSFSKARKYIYVDDKNIQDALHWLEQNQLPSGCFTTKGSLFHSSLKGSVDDEISLGAYVAAALLELGQPLKGRLVQTTLRCLQQAVHNITNIYTEAVLAYAFALAGDYETTQELLYKLEEQAIKSGGQIHWSPKPSSLDSTDFWPDTQSVDIELTAYVLLAYLSKPRVHAGDMITAAGIVAWLTQQQNAYGGFASTQDTVVALQALARYAARTFSASGQALVTVKSQRSIGKAFQVNHQKRLLLQQAELTDIPGQILVQVQGNSCIFSQTVLRYHEPPPWGAVTFTLRVNTELTNCSQANARVLTVRILTSYIGTRVTSNMVIVELSLLSGFVLSPGSRMLLERKTIVKKIEVKADVVYIYLEKLNDESQTFLLQLEQVIQMKNLKPANIKVYDYYQPEERALANYNAVCS
- the LOC104060631 gene encoding alpha-2-macroglobulin-like protein 1 isoform X2, translating into MKMWNPFLLSCLLYILGTMAQPRYLIIIPAALPYPSSQRVCLDLRGVEKPVRVALTLVHPSGNLSLYRKVVRNNWIFECSRFQVPRPAGNQEVGTVNLLISNGHYFNVKEKKQVLIYRTGTGTFIQMDKPIYNPGQTVKFWIVTLTEDFAPVKSKYSIVEVQDPNQNRIGQWLDVRPKQGIADLSFKLADELSLGTYTISVGNLKVSHTFTVEERVLQKFDVFFEGPAQIYASDKTFQLRVCGRYSYGKAVQGTMRVTLCQKSKRRTQNASKDICREYSGLINLQDHHGNGMKNRKVYLVIKVMRRRFIKTYITDSSGTASFNLDTTAWNSSSVSLEGRFSLEDLMQTPRKTDISYTNAYHHLQPFHVTTKSFLDIHPLVEKLPCGLRQNVQVTFTLSRDDLGEDTSRVGFAYYVTGKAGIVVRGQRTVQVGKLSMLKGSFSIPLTFTADFSPSPSLVVYAIFPNGGVAADSTHFDVALCFENQVKVGFPAKEAYPGSTVELELQAAPGSLCAVQAVDQNMFLIRPESELTSQMVYGLFPAAYRHGYPAQVEEDSDHCVKPQSTTSLLRGKPQHSFQSDVFNLFRNMGLKIFSNLLIKRPSQCLHHPDRKPTIGGPFTEDQRIIKEQPQFKTCGRLHHYFPETWIWNLFYVGSNGSRSVPVTAPAAAAEWKVKTFCLTGRRFGLAPTTSLRTVQPYFVDVTLPYSVIQGETFVLKATVFHYLQQCIQIYVALARSSNFQVEPCRTCRDRECLCAEESKTFTWNVTAVQLGTLNITVRTEVMDTMPRCGGRKPLLATVKRTHILVKQLMVRPEGVLVEKTYSSFLCPRGGNMAEERVSLRLPDNVVKGSARASVSILGDLMGTALQNLDRLVQMPHGCGEQNMVLFAPIVYVLQYLEKTRQLTPEIKERAMGFLRNGYQMQLLYRHRDGSYSFFGQQDGQGNTWLTAFVAKSFSKARKYIYVDDKNIQDALHWLEQNQLPSGCFTTKGSLFHSSLKGSVDDEISLGAYVAAALLELGQPLKGRLVQTTLRCLQQAVHNITNIYTEAVLAYAFALAGDYETTQELLYKLEEQAIKSGGQIHWSPKPSSLDSTDFWPDTQSVDIELTAYVLLAYLSKPRVHAGDMITAAGIVAWLTQQQNAYGGFASTQDTVVALQALARYAARTFSASGQALVTVKSQRSIGKAFQVNHQKRLLLQQAELTDIPGQILVQVQGNSCIFSQTVLRYHEPPPWGAVTFTLRVNTELTNCSQANARVLTVRILTSYIGTRVTSNMVIVELSLLSGFVLSPGSRMLLERKTIVKKIEVKADVVYIYLEKLNDESQTFLLQLEQVIQMKNLKPANIKVYDYYQPEERALANYNAVCS